A region of the Gemmatimonadota bacterium genome:
GATAAGGATGGCGAGGTAGGGTTTTCTGACTTTCTAGTTTTGGCTGCTCAATTCGGTCAAACGTGTCCACCTGAAATGCCGGATACTCTGAGCGCGATATCCGTAGAGGCTGGTTACGGTCGGATTGTTCTTCCGGGTACACAGGTGGATCTTAACGCCACGCTTACCAATGGTTCGGGTGCCCGTGTTGTGTGGCGGCAAGTGCAAGGGACAACGGCGGCGATGAGTTCAACAAATGCGCTCCAGACGACGGTTAGCGTTCCAGTCAATGTCAATCAGGCGGAGACCTTGATGTTTGAAGTGCGTGCGGAGATGGAATCGGGACAACAAGCATCGGATACGGTTTGGATCGAGGTGTACGTACCTGAACAGAATCCAGCCGACCTGACGCTTGTGGCAGATTTTTCGCCGAAAGTTGGTTGGGAGTGCAACCAGGATCCCGTAGAGGTTCCAGAGGTTCAGACCCGTGTTTTGGAGAATACCATCGAATACACTACCAATGGCATTCCCGCCCATGCGACAGGGTTGTTTCCCAATCGGGGCAATCCGAACATGATTTGGTCGGTGCCGCAAACCTGGCGCATTCCCCGCTATCCCGAAAAGACGGACACGCCCACCGAAATGGCTGTATTTGGCATCACGCTCGAGGGCATCAAACTCGAACGCGACACTGCGGAGAGTTATCGCAACCAGCGGCAGTGGAATTACG
Encoded here:
- a CDS encoding YHYH protein, which gives rise to MKIVGFAIVACLLGALEANACSADLDKDGEVGFSDFLVLAAQFGQTCPPEMPDTLSAISVEAGYGRIVLPGTQVDLNATLTNGSGARVVWRQVQGTTAAMSSTNALQTTVSVPVNVNQAETLMFEVRAEMESGQQASDTVWIEVYVPEQNPADLTLVADFSPKVGWECNQDPVEVPEVQTRVLENTIEYTTNGIPAHATGLFPNRGNPNMIWSVPQTWRIPRYPEKTDTPTEMAVFGITLEGIKLERDTAESYRNQRQWNYEALTPGMARRLSGNARFEWLGTDCNNAHVQPTGIYHYHGVPRSLVNEITSGMESEEMVLVGYAADGFPVYVASGPNAPEGSWELRSGKRESGPGGEYDGTFREDWQFVEGSGDLDQCNGRFGITPEFPEGIYHYYLTDDYPYMPRCVWGTPDPSFRQRRAGRPPGGPGFRRRPPRRY